The following are from one region of the Hymenobacter radiodurans genome:
- a CDS encoding (2Fe-2S)-binding protein: MEAEFTLHVNGQARTVRVDPATPLLYVLRDDLGLNGPKFGCGLQQCGSCMVLLDTVAWPSCQLPVANVQNAAITTLEGLTRPDGSLHPVQQAFVDEQAAQCGYCLNGMVMSAVALLTVHPKPDDQTIRNALFRVLCRCGVHSRALAAIKKAADSMKS; the protein is encoded by the coding sequence ATGGAAGCCGAATTCACTCTACACGTCAACGGCCAGGCGCGCACCGTGCGCGTCGATCCGGCCACGCCCCTGCTGTATGTCTTGCGCGACGATCTGGGCCTGAACGGGCCCAAGTTTGGCTGCGGCTTGCAGCAGTGCGGCTCCTGCATGGTCTTACTCGATACCGTTGCCTGGCCCAGCTGTCAGTTGCCGGTAGCTAACGTGCAGAACGCGGCCATTACTACTCTGGAAGGCCTTACCCGCCCCGACGGCAGCCTCCATCCCGTTCAGCAGGCCTTTGTGGATGAGCAGGCGGCCCAGTGCGGCTATTGCCTAAATGGGATGGTCATGTCGGCGGTGGCTTTGCTGACGGTGCACCCCAAGCCCGATGACCAGACGATTCGCAATGCCTTATTTCGGGTGCTGTGTCGTTGCGGCGTGCACTCGCGGGCCTTGGCCGCTATCAAAAAGGCCGCAGATTCGATGAAATCTTAG
- a CDS encoding vitamin K epoxide reductase family protein, with the protein MNPTQLSDELRNADTPDLNRRRWIVGLSMLGAAAGQIVGLYQTGIIKTLPDPPSGGLFNSPKVDASDYAYKRFDTPDALMMIVSYGITAWLAGAGGKNRATQVPALPIAMGLKTLGDTLTAVKLGQEEWAENKALCFYCQVATVASVASVALAVPEVIRAVKAFGGSNGRAQPA; encoded by the coding sequence ATGAATCCTACCCAACTGAGCGACGAGCTCCGCAACGCCGACACCCCCGACTTGAACCGCCGCCGCTGGATTGTCGGCCTCTCTATGCTGGGCGCTGCCGCTGGGCAAATTGTGGGACTTTATCAAACCGGCATCATCAAAACCCTGCCCGATCCGCCGTCCGGGGGGCTTTTTAACTCGCCCAAAGTCGACGCCTCCGACTACGCCTACAAGCGCTTCGACACGCCCGATGCCCTGATGATGATCGTGAGCTACGGTATCACGGCTTGGCTGGCGGGCGCGGGGGGCAAAAATCGGGCAACGCAGGTTCCCGCTTTACCAATTGCTATGGGCCTCAAAACGCTGGGTGACACGCTGACGGCCGTAAAGCTTGGGCAGGAAGAATGGGCCGAGAATAAGGCGCTGTGCTTTTACTGTCAGGTCGCTACCGTGGCCTCGGTAGCGTCGGTGGCCTTGGCGGTGCCGGAGGTTATAAGGGCGGTCAAAGCGTTTGGCGGCAGCAATGGCAGGGCTCAGCCTGCTTAA
- a CDS encoding 3'-5' exonuclease, with amino-acid sequence MQLVEQALEDGFRLQDIAVLCRRRDSSRRVAKFLKERGYPIISADSLSLEFAEVVNLLVAVFRVLNQPADTLARAEALLLVDKVVRHLPPTPARARHIAELANDEKALPFFDELRALGYDVQERETGNLGLYELTERLIGTFGLLGRNAESEYLFRFLDLTLEFSLRFGNNLNNFLTYWQQKKSSLSINAPAGRDAITITTVHKAKGLAYGVVIVPFADWSLTPHRNTLLWGRLTEEEKPVPEMPPIAVVSQTQALVRTPLAHQYTEELEKTFLEGLNMLYVAFTRPRHRLYAISRRPKPTKSSASRAAEAETPPSDQAKTIAELLHRYLLSTEQWDDERTAYVLADAQHRVPSLKNATATTSNWPLHNLTSTPWEERLRLRRHANTVFDFDDQQIQREWSRKLHYALRRTILASDVERVATHLVAEGLVSTKERPALLTLLSRTVQNPQLAHYFSREVSAETEREILVGGVPRQEYKPDRIVFEPTVGPAPGRVTLLDFRIPPPEPQHRRLLQQYGGLFQQLGYQDIQHVLYYFDSEEVIVF; translated from the coding sequence TTGCAGCTCGTAGAGCAAGCCCTGGAAGATGGGTTTCGCCTCCAGGATATTGCCGTGCTCTGCCGTCGTCGCGACAGTAGCCGGCGGGTCGCGAAGTTTCTGAAGGAGCGCGGCTACCCCATTATCTCGGCCGATTCGTTGTCGCTGGAGTTTGCGGAGGTCGTGAATCTGCTGGTGGCCGTATTTCGGGTGCTGAACCAGCCGGCCGATACGCTGGCGCGGGCGGAAGCCTTGCTGCTGGTGGATAAAGTTGTGCGGCATTTGCCCCCCACGCCAGCCCGCGCCCGCCATATTGCCGAGCTGGCCAACGACGAGAAGGCTCTCCCCTTTTTCGACGAGCTGCGCGCCCTGGGCTACGATGTGCAGGAGCGCGAAACCGGCAACCTTGGCCTGTATGAGCTGACGGAGCGCCTCATTGGCACCTTTGGGCTGCTGGGCCGTAATGCCGAAAGCGAGTACCTCTTCCGCTTCCTCGACCTAACCCTGGAATTCAGCCTGCGCTTCGGCAACAACCTCAATAATTTCCTGACTTACTGGCAGCAGAAAAAAAGCTCCCTCAGCATCAATGCTCCCGCCGGACGCGACGCCATTACTATTACCACGGTGCATAAAGCCAAGGGCTTGGCCTACGGCGTGGTCATCGTGCCCTTCGCCGACTGGAGCCTGACGCCCCACCGCAACACCTTGCTTTGGGGGCGGTTGACGGAGGAAGAAAAGCCCGTACCGGAAATGCCCCCTATCGCCGTAGTTAGCCAGACGCAAGCTTTGGTGCGCACGCCGCTGGCCCATCAGTACACCGAGGAGTTGGAAAAAACCTTTCTGGAAGGCTTAAACATGCTCTACGTGGCCTTCACCCGCCCACGCCACCGCCTGTACGCCATCAGCCGCCGTCCGAAGCCTACCAAAAGCAGTGCGTCGCGCGCCGCCGAAGCAGAAACGCCCCCCAGCGACCAAGCCAAGACCATAGCTGAGCTATTGCACCGCTACTTGCTGAGCACCGAGCAGTGGGACGATGAGCGAACCGCCTACGTACTGGCCGACGCTCAGCACCGGGTGCCGTCGCTCAAAAACGCCACTGCCACGACCAGCAATTGGCCTCTGCACAACCTGACCAGCACGCCTTGGGAGGAGCGCCTGCGCTTGCGTCGGCACGCGAATACGGTTTTTGATTTCGACGACCAGCAGATACAGCGCGAATGGAGTCGCAAGCTCCACTACGCTCTACGCCGCACGATTCTGGCGTCCGATGTAGAGCGCGTGGCTACGCACCTCGTGGCCGAAGGCTTGGTCAGCACAAAGGAGCGCCCTGCCCTGCTGACCCTTCTTAGCCGGACGGTTCAGAACCCGCAGCTTGCCCATTATTTTAGCCGCGAAGTATCGGCTGAGACGGAGCGGGAAATCCTGGTGGGCGGCGTGCCGCGGCAGGAGTATAAACCCGACCGCATCGTGTTTGAGCCCACCGTGGGGCCCGCGCCTGGCCGCGTAACCCTGCTCGATTTCCGCATTCCGCCGCCCGAGCCCCAGCACCGCCGCCTGCTGCAGCAGTACGGGGGGCTTTTTCAGCAGCTCGGCTACCAAGACATTCAGCACGTGCTCTATTACTTTGATTCGGAGGAGGTTATTGTCTTTTAA
- a CDS encoding class I SAM-dependent methyltransferase yields MDLTEAQLTDYQVTGRHPWELARIEVVVQLLKEHIPTITTQKITILDVGCGDTYLIEQLSKKLPLTSFVAVDTAFTEQMLEEYTARFAKANTPIRVFQSLDDAAASLPVPADVVLLLDVIEHISDDVAFLRYLQSSSCITPNTQFFITVPAFQSLFCAHDVFLKHYRRYTNDSLQKAVTQSNLRVVEKGYFFTSLLLPRFIQVLLEKKTKPDSAKGIGAWQENPVKDNLIKGVLLMDFKITYLIKKLGITIPGLSNFIVCKKAV; encoded by the coding sequence ATGGATTTAACCGAAGCACAATTAACCGACTATCAAGTAACTGGCCGCCACCCGTGGGAGCTAGCTCGTATTGAAGTCGTTGTGCAGTTATTAAAAGAGCATATTCCGACTATTACAACCCAGAAAATAACGATTCTGGACGTCGGCTGCGGCGATACTTACCTTATTGAGCAGCTATCCAAAAAGCTTCCCCTCACCAGCTTTGTAGCCGTAGATACAGCCTTCACCGAGCAAATGCTAGAGGAATACACCGCCCGTTTTGCCAAGGCCAATACTCCCATCCGCGTGTTTCAGTCGCTCGATGACGCTGCCGCCAGTCTGCCCGTTCCGGCCGATGTAGTGTTGCTGCTCGACGTTATTGAGCACATCAGCGACGATGTTGCTTTCCTGCGCTACCTGCAGTCGAGTTCTTGCATCACCCCCAACACCCAGTTTTTCATCACTGTGCCGGCATTCCAGTCGCTGTTCTGCGCGCACGATGTATTCCTGAAACACTACCGGCGCTATACCAACGACAGTCTGCAAAAGGCCGTCACGCAGTCGAATCTACGCGTGGTGGAGAAAGGCTATTTCTTCACGTCACTGCTGCTGCCACGCTTTATTCAGGTGCTTCTGGAAAAGAAGACCAAGCCCGACTCCGCCAAAGGAATTGGCGCTTGGCAAGAAAATCCGGTGAAAGACAATCTGATTAAAGGGGTGTTATTAATGGATTTTAAAATCACGTATCTGATCAAGAAGCTCGGAATTACCATTCCTGGTCTCTCCAACTTTATCGTTTGTAAAAAAGCGGTTTAA
- a CDS encoding xanthine dehydrogenase family protein molybdopterin-binding subunit — translation MTAQYPSQLSPSRRDFIKSVGCLTIAFVLGSGADVLAGESVVADELPESLAKNPRINAWLEVLADGRVRVLTGKTEIGQGIRTAVAQIAAEELNMPMERVEVVLAETGRTPDERYTSGSASIETSGMSIRYAAAAARQQLFGLAARQLRVKASQLRLADGMIRTTDGKRQLSFTQLLKEQQLQGEVKLPVQLKAKSEYQHVGKPVRRDEIERMVRAEPVYVQDLRFPGMVHARVLRPTSYGGQLAKLDTAEMQRQIPGLLKTVVDGSFVGFIAEKEYQAKRAQDYGIQHAQWTNGPALPTKQALPELLTTLPAITKRAVNKGDMSGFDTTTAGSAPTAASLSALYFKPYLMHASVGPSCAVALFDQEDNLHIWTHSQGVYPLRNTLAALLKMPPERIHVKAVPGSGCYGHNGADDVAADAALLARAYPGRHVRLQWSRDDEHAWEPYGSAMLMQLDARLDSEGRITHWQNNIWSDTHSTRPGGKPESLLAAQLLAQPALPTPATEVSSAIYRNGEPLYAIPNQRLDAHYVQGPLRVSALRGLGAFGNVFALESFMDELALQARQDPWEFRLRHLTDERAKAVIQRTREMIKNEKLGPGEGFGLGFAQYKNQAAYCAVVAKVHVAEEMGTIRALHLWAAIDAGETINPDGLKNQTEGGMIQASSWTLKEEVLFNEQHVTSRQWETYPISRFDEVPAVTVSIIDRPTEKPLGAGEAAQGPTAAALANAVFQACGKRIRSLPIRPEKLVQIKES, via the coding sequence ATGACAGCGCAATACCCATCCCAACTATCTCCTTCGCGCCGCGATTTTATAAAAAGCGTCGGCTGCCTGACCATTGCCTTTGTGCTGGGCAGTGGGGCTGACGTGTTGGCGGGTGAAAGCGTAGTAGCGGACGAGTTGCCGGAAAGTCTGGCTAAAAATCCGCGTATCAATGCCTGGTTGGAAGTGCTGGCCGATGGTCGCGTGCGGGTGCTTACCGGCAAAACCGAAATTGGTCAGGGCATCCGCACAGCCGTGGCTCAAATTGCCGCCGAAGAGCTAAATATGCCCATGGAGCGTGTAGAAGTAGTGTTGGCCGAAACCGGCCGCACCCCCGACGAGCGCTATACATCGGGCAGCGCCTCCATCGAGACTAGTGGCATGAGCATTCGCTACGCCGCCGCCGCCGCCCGACAACAATTGTTTGGCTTAGCTGCCCGTCAGCTCCGAGTAAAAGCAAGCCAGCTCCGTCTTGCTGATGGTATGATTCGCACCACCGATGGAAAGCGCCAGCTCTCATTTACCCAATTGTTAAAAGAGCAACAGCTACAAGGCGAAGTAAAACTACCAGTCCAGCTTAAAGCGAAAAGTGAGTACCAGCATGTAGGCAAACCAGTACGACGCGACGAAATCGAGCGCATGGTGCGGGCCGAACCAGTATACGTGCAAGACTTGCGCTTTCCGGGCATGGTACACGCCCGCGTGCTGCGCCCAACTTCCTATGGAGGGCAATTAGCTAAGCTGGACACCGCCGAAATGCAGCGGCAGATACCAGGTTTGCTCAAAACTGTGGTTGACGGTAGTTTCGTGGGGTTTATTGCTGAAAAAGAGTACCAAGCCAAGCGGGCTCAGGACTACGGCATCCAGCACGCCCAGTGGACCAACGGCCCAGCACTTCCCACCAAACAAGCCCTTCCGGAGTTACTCACTACCCTACCGGCCATTACCAAACGCGCCGTAAACAAGGGTGACATGAGCGGCTTTGATACGACAACTGCCGGCTCTGCTCCTACCGCCGCATCACTTAGTGCGCTCTACTTTAAGCCCTACCTCATGCACGCGTCTGTGGGCCCAAGCTGCGCGGTGGCACTGTTTGATCAAGAAGACAATTTACACATTTGGACACATAGCCAAGGTGTTTATCCGCTGCGCAACACCCTGGCTGCGTTGCTAAAAATGCCCCCCGAGCGTATTCACGTGAAGGCGGTGCCGGGCTCAGGCTGCTACGGTCACAACGGCGCCGATGATGTAGCCGCCGACGCGGCGCTGCTAGCCCGTGCCTACCCCGGCCGCCACGTGCGCCTGCAATGGTCGCGGGATGATGAGCACGCCTGGGAGCCTTACGGCAGTGCCATGCTCATGCAGCTCGACGCCCGGCTTGATTCAGAAGGACGCATTACGCACTGGCAAAATAATATCTGGTCGGATACGCATAGCACGCGGCCGGGGGGCAAACCCGAGTCGCTGCTGGCCGCCCAATTGCTGGCCCAGCCGGCCTTGCCAACGCCAGCGACGGAAGTGAGCAGTGCCATTTATCGCAACGGTGAGCCGCTTTATGCCATTCCCAACCAACGCCTCGATGCGCATTACGTGCAGGGACCGCTGCGCGTGTCGGCGCTGCGGGGGCTGGGGGCTTTTGGAAATGTGTTTGCGCTGGAGTCGTTTATGGATGAATTGGCCTTGCAAGCCAGGCAGGATCCGTGGGAGTTTCGGCTGCGCCACCTCACGGATGAGCGCGCCAAAGCCGTGATTCAACGGACGCGGGAGATGATTAAAAACGAAAAGCTGGGCCCTGGTGAGGGGTTCGGCCTTGGCTTCGCCCAATACAAAAACCAGGCGGCCTACTGCGCGGTGGTGGCTAAGGTGCACGTGGCCGAAGAGATGGGCACCATCCGCGCCCTGCACCTTTGGGCCGCCATCGACGCGGGCGAAACGATCAATCCCGACGGCCTGAAAAACCAAACGGAAGGCGGCATGATACAGGCCTCCAGCTGGACGCTGAAAGAGGAAGTGCTCTTCAACGAGCAGCACGTTACAAGTCGGCAGTGGGAAACCTATCCCATCTCCCGCTTCGACGAAGTGCCCGCCGTGACGGTATCTATCATTGATCGGCCTACGGAAAAGCCCCTCGGCGCGGGTGAGGCTGCCCAAGGGCCAACGGCCGCTGCCCTGGCCAATGCTGTGTTTCAAGCCTGTGGTAAGCGTATTCGGTCGCTGCCCATTCGGCCGGAAAAGCTGGTACAGATCAAGGAATCCTAA
- a CDS encoding FUSC family protein has translation MLQSSPTRRLTAIRAVQRVGGTLIGIGVFELMALAEPSGLGLVALLVLLQAATEVVVARNYALALLFITPLALMNSTAGHVGSSLVPVEGRMLDTLLGAGIALAVFGVGEGLQHLYVKRLHANRKASEVHL, from the coding sequence GTGCTACAATCGAGCCCCACGCGACGGCTGACTGCCATCCGGGCGGTGCAGCGCGTGGGGGGCACGCTGATCGGCATTGGCGTATTTGAGTTGATGGCCTTGGCTGAGCCTTCGGGCCTGGGGTTGGTGGCGCTGCTCGTGCTACTACAAGCGGCAACGGAAGTGGTGGTAGCCCGCAACTATGCGCTGGCCCTGCTCTTTATTACCCCGCTGGCCCTAATGAACTCCACGGCCGGGCATGTAGGCAGCTCCTTAGTACCAGTGGAAGGACGCATGCTGGATACGCTGCTGGGAGCGGGCATCGCGCTGGCAGTATTCGGGGTGGGCGAAGGGCTGCAACACCTTTATGTCAAAAGGTTACACGCAAACCGCAAGGCATCGGAAGTACACCTGTAG
- a CDS encoding TCR/Tet family MFS transporter gives MAENRKAALGFIFITLLLDVIGFGIIIPVLPTLIRELIGGTLSEAAQYGGWMLFAFAGMQFLFSPVLGNLSDQYGRRPVLLFALFGFGLDYLFLAFAPTVGWLFVGRIIAGITGASFTTASAYIADISPPEKRAQNFGMIGAAFGLGFIIGPVIGGLLGQYGPRVPFIAAAGLTLLNWLYGYFVLPESLAKENRRPFDWKRANAVGSLKQLQRYPVILGLVGSMLLLYIAAHATQSTWSYYTMYKFGWNEKWVGYSLGAVGLMTALVQGLLIRVINPRLGAKRSVLVGMTLYAIGFTLFAFASKGWMMFAFLVPYSLGGIAVPALQGIMSGQVPANEQGELQGALTSLVSATSIVGPPLMTNLFSYFSGPQAPVHFPGAAFLTGAVLTVISTIFVMRSLRNYVAPAAPKPVEALHSEATEA, from the coding sequence ATGGCCGAAAACCGCAAAGCCGCGCTTGGCTTCATTTTCATTACGCTGCTGCTGGACGTTATCGGGTTCGGCATCATTATTCCGGTGCTGCCCACGCTGATCCGGGAGCTGATTGGCGGTACCCTGAGTGAGGCGGCGCAGTACGGCGGCTGGATGCTATTTGCCTTTGCCGGGATGCAGTTCCTGTTTTCGCCGGTGCTCGGCAACCTTAGCGACCAGTACGGAAGGCGGCCAGTGTTGCTGTTTGCCCTGTTCGGATTTGGGCTCGATTACCTGTTTCTGGCCTTTGCGCCCACCGTGGGCTGGCTGTTCGTGGGGCGCATTATTGCGGGCATTACCGGCGCCAGCTTCACCACGGCCTCCGCCTACATCGCCGATATTAGCCCCCCAGAGAAGCGGGCGCAGAACTTCGGGATGATTGGCGCCGCCTTTGGCCTGGGCTTCATCATTGGGCCGGTGATTGGCGGCTTGCTGGGCCAATATGGCCCACGGGTGCCGTTTATTGCGGCCGCTGGCCTCACTTTGCTCAACTGGCTCTATGGCTATTTTGTCCTCCCCGAATCATTGGCCAAGGAAAACCGGCGGCCCTTTGACTGGAAGCGGGCCAATGCGGTGGGCTCTTTGAAGCAGCTGCAGCGCTACCCGGTTATTCTGGGGCTGGTGGGCTCTATGCTCCTACTTTACATCGCGGCCCACGCTACTCAAAGCACTTGGTCGTACTACACCATGTATAAGTTTGGGTGGAATGAAAAGTGGGTTGGCTACTCCCTCGGGGCCGTGGGTCTGATGACGGCGCTGGTGCAAGGCTTGCTCATTCGGGTTATCAATCCACGATTGGGAGCCAAGCGTTCGGTGCTGGTGGGCATGACGCTGTATGCCATTGGTTTTACTCTGTTTGCGTTTGCCTCGAAGGGCTGGATGATGTTCGCTTTTCTGGTGCCCTACAGCTTAGGAGGCATTGCGGTGCCGGCCTTGCAGGGCATTATGTCGGGGCAGGTGCCGGCCAATGAGCAGGGCGAATTGCAGGGCGCCCTCACCAGTTTGGTTAGCGCCACGTCCATTGTCGGCCCGCCCCTCATGACCAACCTGTTCTCCTATTTCAGCGGGCCGCAGGCGCCGGTGCACTTTCCGGGGGCCGCGTTTCTGACCGGGGCCGTGCTCACGGTGATCAGCACCATATTCGTGATGCGCTCGTTGAGAAACTACGTAGCCCCGGCCGCCCCCAAGCCGGTTGAGGCCCTGCACAGCGAAGCTACGGAAGCATAG
- a CDS encoding endonuclease domain-containing protein, translated as MFTADSKGWEKTAAFAKEMRSNPTQAENVLWQALRNQKLGEKFRRQHVVNSFIVDFVCIAKMLVVEVDGDVHTEANQAEYDTGRTYDLNQLGYKVLRFSNSQVLNDLPTVLTLIQEALAGLPPRVVSPTPASQLQSSGSPLSAGEGAGG; from the coding sequence GTGTTTACTGCTGACTCAAAGGGCTGGGAGAAGACTGCTGCTTTTGCTAAAGAGATGCGGTCCAATCCAACGCAAGCAGAAAACGTGCTCTGGCAGGCACTGCGCAATCAAAAGCTGGGGGAGAAATTTCGGCGGCAACACGTCGTCAATTCCTTCATCGTGGATTTTGTGTGTATTGCCAAAATGCTGGTGGTAGAAGTTGATGGTGATGTCCATACCGAAGCTAACCAAGCCGAATATGACACTGGTCGTACTTATGATTTAAATCAGCTAGGATATAAAGTACTTCGTTTTTCTAACTCGCAAGTTTTAAATGATTTACCTACGGTATTAACTCTTATTCAGGAAGCCCTCGCTGGACTCCCTCCCCGCGTAGTAAGCCCTACCCCTGCGAGTCAACTGCAGTCGTCAGGCTCCCCCCTCTCCGCGGGAGAGGGGGCCGGGGGGTGA